The genomic interval GAAAAGGGGTTCGTCAGGGACATGAAAACACAAAGGGCGTGAGCAAAGGACCGCTATCCACCGTGCGCGCGGCCAGATACTGGCGCTGCCTGAGCCGGTGGCCGCCGCGCAAGGGCCGCCCCGCCGCGCTGGCGGCGTCCCCCTTCCCGCAGCGCGTAGCGGTGCGAGAGAAGGGGGAAGCGGCGCAGCCGCTCAGGGGGATGAACGCCATCAATCCTGCTGCTTGGCAAACACGTAGCCCACACCGCGCACCGTGAGGATGCGGCGCGGGTTCTTGGCATCGGCCTCAATGGCGGCACGGATGCGGCCCATGTGCACGTCGATGCTGCGGTCAAACGCCTCCAGCTCGCGGCCGCGCACCGCCTCCATGATCTGGTCGCGGGTGAGCACGCGGCCTGCGCGTTCGGCCAGGGCCACCAGCAGGTCGAACTGGTAGGAGGTGAGCTCGGCCGGCTGGCCCGCCACGGTGACGGTGCGTGCATCGCGGTCGATCTCCAGCGAGCCGAAGCGCAGCGCCTGCGTGGCAGGTGTGCTGCCGCCGTCGGTGCGCCGGCGCAGGATCGCGCGGATACGGGCCAGCAACTCGCGCGGCTCGAATGGTTTGGGCAGGTAATCGTCGGCACCCAGCTCCAGGCCGATGATGCGGTCCATGGGGTCGCCCTTGGCGGTGAGCATGAGCACCGGCACCTGCGCCGCACCGCCCTGCAGCGACCGGATGCGGCGGCACACTTCCAGGCCGTCCATGTCGGGCAGCATCAGGTCCAGAATGACCAGATCGGGCAGTGGCCCGGCGTCGGGCCCTTGCAGCTGCGCCAGGCCACTTTTGCCGTCGGCGCGGTGCGTGACCTGCAGGCCCGACTGGCCCAGGTACTCGCCCACCATCTCGGCCAGGCGGGCATCGTCTTCGATCATCAACAGTTGCGAGCTCATGGGATCAGTGTAGTGCGGGGTTCCTGAGGGACAAGCCCATGGTCCCGCGCAGGCGTCTCCCCGTGTTGAAGCGGCCGTAAAGTTGCGGTAAACCGGCCGGAGACCACCCAGGATGGTCGGAATCCATTTGCTTCTAAGTTGATAGCTGATTGCGCTTGCGTATCAAGCGCCAGAGGCATTTTTGGCCCTTGAAGCCAGCCACACCAGCAGCAGCACCGGCACGCCCAGCATGGCGGTGGCGGTGAAGAAGTGCGCGTAGCCAAACGCGTTCACATAGTCGCCCGAGAAGCCCGCCACAAACTTCGGCAGCAGCAGCATCATCGAGCTGAACAGCGCGTACTGCGTGGCCGAGTAGCTCACGTTGGTCAGGCTCGACAGGTAGGCGATGAACGCCGCCGACGCAATGCCGCTGGCCAGGTTGTCGGCCGACACCACGGCGATCAGCGCCGTCACGTCGTGCCCGTGTCCGGCCAGCCAGGCAAACAGCAGATTGGTGCAGGCACTGAGCACGGCGCCCAGCATCAGGATGCGCATCACACCAAAGCGCATGGACAACACGCCGCCCACAAAGGCGCCTGCCAGCGTCATGATCACGCCGTACACCTTGGTCACGGCGGCCACCTCGTCCTTGGTAAAACCCATGTCCACGTAGAACGGGTTGGCCATGATGCCCATCACCACGTCGCTGATGCGGTACACGGCAATCAGCGCCAGGATGAGCGCCGCGTGCCAGCCGTAGCGGCGCAGAAAGTCGGCAAACGGCTCCACCATGGCGCTTTGCATCCACTCTGCCGCGTTGCGGGCGGGGGGCAGTTGCACCGGCGCGGGCTCGCGCGAGAACAGCACCGTGACCACGCCCACTGCCATCGATGCGGCCATCACCAGATAGGCCACCTGCCAGGCGCCGTTCTGGTAGGCCGCGGCGCCTTGTGCCGCACCCTGTACAACCCCCTGCGCGATGGCCTGGCCCACCGCGGGGGCCACCTCGGAGCGCGCGGCAATCCAGAGTACGCCCGCGCCAGCCCAGATCATGGCCAGGCGGTACCCCGTCTGGTAGGACGCCGCCAGCGCTGCCTGGTGGTTGGCGTCGGCCGATTCGATGCGGAAGGCGTCGAGCGCAATGTCCTGCGTGGCTGAGCCAAATGCCACGGCCAGCGCACACCACACGATGGGCCCCAGCGTGTGGCGCGGGTCGGCCAGCGCCATGCCGATGAGCCCGCCCACGATCAGCGCCTGCGACAGCAGCAGCCAGCTGCGCCGCCGCCCCAGCGCGTGGGTGAGCAGCGGAATCGGCAGCCGGTCCACCAGCGGCGCCCACACCCACTTGAAGCCATACGCCAGGCCCACCCAGCTCAGATACCCGATGGTGCTGCGGTCAACGCCCGCCTCGCGCAGCCGAAACGAGAGCGTGCCCAGCACCAAGAGCAGCGGCAGCCCGGCAGAGAACCCCAGCGTCAGCATGCGCAGGCTGGCGGGCTCCAGGTACACGCGCAGGGTCTGCAGCCAGGGCGTGCGGGGCGATTGTTCAGGGGTGAGATTGGGGGTGGATGAAGTGGAGGTGTCTGACATGGGCGCGCCGAGGTTTTGTCTATCATCGCCGACACACCCTTGCAGCAAGCCTGTCGGTCTCCATCTGGGAGCCAGCGCTGGCATTATTTCCTCAGGCGTTCATCCTCAATACGGTGGTTCTCTGTATGTGCACCTTCTGCCCCGCCCCTTCTGTTGCGCCATCGTCCCCATGGTCCGCGCGCCGCGCGTTTTTGCTGGCGGCGGGCGCCGCTGCGGCCACGCCAGTGCTGGCGCAGGTCGAGGTGGGCTCGGCGTCCAGCCTGCGCAAGCTGGTGCCGGCGGAAACGCTGGAGCAGTCGGCCGCACAGCAGTACCGCCAGATGCTGGAGCAGGCCAAGGCCAAACGCGCTCTGGCGCCCGACAACCACCCCCAGCTGCAGCGCCTGCACGCGATTGCCAAGCGGCTGATCCCGTACACCACGCCTTGGAACGAGCGCGCCAAGCAGTGGCGCTGGGAGGTCAACCTCATCGGCAGCTCGCAGATCAACGCGTTCTGCATGCCCGGCGGCAAGATTGCGTTCTACACCGGCATCCTCGACCAGCTCAAGCTCACCGACGACGAGACCGCCATGATCATGGGCCACGAAATGGCCCACGCGCTGCGCGAACACGCGCGCGAGCGCATCGCCAAGACGCAGGGCACCAACCTGGCGCTGCGCCTGGGCTCGCAGCTGCTGGGCCTGGGTGACCTGGGCCAGGCGGCGGCGGGGTTGGGC from Acidovorax sp. FHTAMBA carries:
- a CDS encoding response regulator transcription factor encodes the protein MSSQLLMIEDDARLAEMVGEYLGQSGLQVTHRADGKSGLAQLQGPDAGPLPDLVILDLMLPDMDGLEVCRRIRSLQGGAAQVPVLMLTAKGDPMDRIIGLELGADDYLPKPFEPRELLARIRAILRRRTDGGSTPATQALRFGSLEIDRDARTVTVAGQPAELTSYQFDLLVALAERAGRVLTRDQIMEAVRGRELEAFDRSIDVHMGRIRAAIEADAKNPRRILTVRGVGYVFAKQQD
- a CDS encoding M48 family metallopeptidase; the encoded protein is MCTFCPAPSVAPSSPWSARRAFLLAAGAAAATPVLAQVEVGSASSLRKLVPAETLEQSAAQQYRQMLEQAKAKRALAPDNHPQLQRLHAIAKRLIPYTTPWNERAKQWRWEVNLIGSSQINAFCMPGGKIAFYTGILDQLKLTDDETAMIMGHEMAHALREHARERIAKTQGTNLALRLGSQLLGLGDLGQAAAGLGGQLLTLQFSRSDESDADLVGLELAARGGFNPQASVSLWEKMGNATGSKQGGLAFLSTHPSGPARIKELQSNVPKVQGLYESAKRGS
- a CDS encoding MFS transporter; the protein is MSDTSTSSTPNLTPEQSPRTPWLQTLRVYLEPASLRMLTLGFSAGLPLLLVLGTLSFRLREAGVDRSTIGYLSWVGLAYGFKWVWAPLVDRLPIPLLTHALGRRRSWLLLSQALIVGGLIGMALADPRHTLGPIVWCALAVAFGSATQDIALDAFRIESADANHQAALAASYQTGYRLAMIWAGAGVLWIAARSEVAPAVGQAIAQGVVQGAAQGAAAYQNGAWQVAYLVMAASMAVGVVTVLFSREPAPVQLPPARNAAEWMQSAMVEPFADFLRRYGWHAALILALIAVYRISDVVMGIMANPFYVDMGFTKDEVAAVTKVYGVIMTLAGAFVGGVLSMRFGVMRILMLGAVLSACTNLLFAWLAGHGHDVTALIAVVSADNLASGIASAAFIAYLSSLTNVSYSATQYALFSSMMLLLPKFVAGFSGDYVNAFGYAHFFTATAMLGVPVLLLVWLASRAKNASGA